A window from Plodia interpunctella isolate USDA-ARS_2022_Savannah chromosome 2, ilPloInte3.2, whole genome shotgun sequence encodes these proteins:
- the shn gene encoding uncharacterized protein shn isoform X2, whose protein sequence is MPLTQEKRLDSNFSNNNDQSYLHKKFKKMASTISVFPTNSNKGVENRQKETDIIQSDCNASITNGSIAAAHPEIEKIKEKRDKLDLDIEGVEKIVQISFNDENARLSNVINNVQVSGQTSLTDEFSNKTEHFENDFMRDGYSGTVGGRYVCPYCKLSCAKPSVLQKHIRAHTNERPYPCVPCGFAFKTKSNLYKHRRSRTHALRLQGSDVNVAINEDDLSGGSESDTSLPPASSISDTGSDSSMARQENVKISELSSVELSDYASASANLASGDNIKSKSIYKPKFRVDCYQESDDKSKTKKTISPNAEFLTEHISKIISDNEAIVDVIDTPLQKKYGKIKQIAESKQFLSDCLDIKQESTPLNLTKNSNEMESSFRKRSHSESFTQLDLQKHPLNPEGSIIKDLLLKTKSNCLTSISGELIDGLGPLFICPLCQIVYRSADNLEIHRLYYCKGNPNNTQNISQKDLKIVRPDNVFVRSNSINVRLPEAPLNSVTKSLPLRNKPDNLVIAKTEPNEVVAPLPSPGPLLGNTRLVDTRTPDYTRKTESLKIKTTHSPKRRIESRSDTYSPRLIENISPRTDLYSQPKIRCVDGNSIVSRSLDDMSHHMRTNSTSLQMFGGEVKIVDHSGGTTTLRIEPSKNQLSPILVQQNLSPSKLASDTEPSSIVVRSGLHSGGTMVHNPPTPKEVISAPQTPRIIISTASGNFPKMRDMTHFQFPPLSAITAYNPLTLPPLSPTSSPNGATTIFHGGKLIPHVPGIPGPNTPGIFVENTISQMKHVDINNSSTKDIQDKSVNVSSLKGNLKYDSSRNTRSPVKRLVSHSECTSSKNIQNSLNETPMYLSALPIIKVKNVDEPYLNTKSVNNNKPILSRQDGSLKRNAPETLPRSPLLKEHTDYPPNKLKIRDIITLNIAGKSGENKSDEVKNFNFENLITKVEIFNKQIPSSADVQKNINVNETNFADVSNERSETLYFQKNITSKASAEERKPKFLRPSTLPLKPGTFTPKRHHGITPNANTMPLVSPETPRPAKAYGQLYLNGNAYTYLGLKCSTKVFYCTINRPQPTYVPNQHFLSMYSNWQLLSELTPDPLGLSTSTAMSLYDSRHRPQSISVAVIKQDLILTHSSKWNKNLKEIKQTPTLADTKKHDENKRQMLDSAAMPKKELAGGFESNEEYTYVRGRGRGRYVCSECGIRCKKPSMLKKHIRTHTDVRPYTCTHCAFSFKTKGNLTKHMKSKAHYKKCCELGINPNEDNDGDCGEMAQCSGETDEDTESEGDEGNEGETESSDTEACKSRLPEHEAAHCLLSLGGSRPTTTTTPGLITSARPSTYPYTPVGSENISLEITQEKLVIASGVSLDSSVDIDNEPMDLSKNDVKPYPNIPEIPTARESSVLASLASNTAKLPQHQTQWTNGEPMLHTYLTERALLDTKIKQSQLTSNLSKLRKVELEKTVFAENNSTSETNTKMALPITDISSKNKNSVQVTECDKSTSFTVTSIEESKVRDSPLSGNLPAETKRIRTPSQTNSENAKYVVSEYLKQARLNIDLMKTQDDSHMDNTIDDGNNIKDKTEETIQVDDVSTDSETVKLPLDHDPIARKVVIGVGGVAFKVSKGKEFENVSSFSPGRLMEDGRRVCDFCNKTFTKPSQLRLHLNIHYMERPFRCSVCAVSFRTRGHLQKHERSGSHHNKVSMTSTFGAATSFNPRPFRCSDCNIAFRIHGHLAKHLRSKMHVMRLECLFKLPFGTFTEIERAGVSLTDIDTTDCASSLASLQSLAQKLHEKDPTKLEFPEGSNVVASTATAGKDSSEDEDAGSEKMFYDGERDSEIKTNESNEGLNVETRVNYSATDN, encoded by the exons ATGCCGCTCACTCAAGAAAAGCGTTTGGATAGCAACTTCTCCAATAACAATGATCAGAGTTATCTGCATAAGAAGTTTAAGAAAATGGCATCTACTATTTCGGTGTTTCCAACCAATTCTAACAAAGGAGTAGAAAACCGACAAAAAGAAACTGATATAATACAGTCTGATTGTAATGCTTCAATTACCAATGGGAGTATCGCCGCAGCTCATCCAgagatagaaaaaataaaagagaaacGAGATAAGCTTGACCTGGATATTGAGGGCGTggaaaaaattgtacaaattagttttaatgatGAAAATGCTAggttaagtaatgtaattAACAATGTTCAAGTATCTGGTCAGACCAGTTTAACTGatgaattttcaaataagACTGAGCACTTTGAAAATGACTTTATGAGGGATGGTTATAGTGGAACAGTAGGTGGACGTTATGTGTGTCCCTATTGTAAATTATCTTGTGCCAAGCCTTCAGTCCTTCAGAAACATATCAGAGCTCATACTAATGAAAGACCATACCCTTGTGTACCTTGCGGTTTTGCTTTTAAAACgaaatcaaatttatacaaacaCAGGCGATCGAGAACTCATGCTTTGAGACTACAGGGTTCAGATGTTAATGTTGCTATAAATGAAGATGATTTATCAGGGGGGTCAGAAAGTGATACATCGTTGCCTCCTGCATCGTCTATATCAGACACCGGCTCTGATTCTTCTATGGCCCGACAGGAGAATGTTAAGATCAGTGAACTGTCATCTGTTGAATTGTCTGACTATGCGTCGGCAAGTGCTAATTTAGCATCTGGTGATAACATTAAGTccaaatcaatttataaacCCAAGTTCAGAGTAGATTGTTATCAAGAATCCGACGACaaaagcaaaacaaaaaaaacaatatcgcCAAATGCAGAATTTCTTACGGAACATAtctcaaaaattatatcagaTAATGAAGCGATAGTTGATGTCATCGATACccctttacaaaaaaaatatggaaaaataaaacagatagCTGAAAGCAAGCAGTTTTTAAGTGATTGTTTGGATATAAAACAAGAATCGACTCCGCTAAATCTTACCAAAAATAGCAATGAAATGGAAAGTTCATTCAGAAAAAGGTCACATTCAGAGAGTTTTACACAGTTGGATCTTCAAAAGCACCCATTAAATCCAGAAGGATCTATTATAAAAGATCTCCTtcttaaaacaaagtctaaTTGCTTGACTTCCATATCAGGCGAATTAATAGATGGGCTGGgaccattatttatttgcccGCTTTGCCAAATAGTTTACAGAAGTGCTGATAATTTGGAAATTCATAGGTTATATTACTGTAAAGGTAACCCTAATAATACGCAAAACATTTCTCAAAAAGATTTGAAGATTGTAAGACCTGATAACGTTTTTGTAAGGAGTAATTCTATTAATGTCAGACTACCTGAAGCTCCTTTGAATTCTGTAACGAAATCATTGCCTTTACGGAACAAGCCGGATAATCTTGTGATAGCTAAAACGGAGCCAAATGAAGTGGTAGCTCCTTTGCCGTCACCAGGGCCTTTACTTGGAAATACTAGACTTGTCGATACAAGGACTCCAGATTACACAAGAAAAACAGaaagtttgaaaattaaaactacacacAGTCCTAAACGTAGAATTGAGAGTAGATCTGACACATATAGTCCCAgattgattgaaaatatttcacctAGGACTGATTTATATTCTCAACCAAAGATTCGTTGCGTAGATGGTAATTCAATAGTATCACGCTCTTTGGATGATATGTCTCATCACATGCGAACTAATTCTACATCTCTTCAAATGTTTGGTGGAGAAGTAAAAATTGTTGATCATTCGGGCGGAACAACTACTTTGCGTATAGAACCGAGTAAAAACCAATTATCTCCTATTTTAGTACAACAAAATCTTTCCCCATCAAAACTTGCCAGTGATACAGAACCAAGCAGTATCGTTGTCAGATCAGGATTACACTCGGGAGGGACTATGGTACACAATCCTCCAACACCTAAAGAAGTTATTAGTGCGCCACAAACACCAAGAATCATAATATCTACGGCTTCAGGAAATTTTCCTAAAATGCGTGATATGACACATTTTCAATTTCCACCATTGAGTGCTATCACAGCATATAATCCATTAACGCTACCACCATTGAGTCCCACATCATCACCAAATGGGGCTACTACAATTTTTCATGGAGGAAAATTAATCCCTCATGTACCTGGTATACCCGGACCTAATACACCAGGAATATTCGTGGAAAATACTATTTCACAAATGAAACATGTGGATATCAATAACAGCAGTACAAAAGATATTCAGGACAAATCTGTAAACGTTTCGTCATTAaaaggaaatttaaaatatgattcatCAAGAAACACTAGAAGTCCTGTTAAACGATTAGTTTCTCATTCAGAGTGTActtcttcaaaaaatattcaaaatagtttaaatGAAACCCCAATGTATTTATCTGCATTACctataattaaagtaaaaaatgtagATGAGCCATATCTTAATACAAAATcagtaaacaataataaaccaATACTGTCCAGGCAAGATGGATCACTGAAAAGGAATGCACCAGAAACTTTACCAAGATCTCCACTATTAAAAGAACATACCGATTATCCaccaaataaactaaaaattagaGACAtcattactttaaatatagcTGGAAAATCGGGAGAAAATAAATCAGATGaagtaaagaattttaatttcgaaaaCTTAATAACCAaggttgaaatatttaataaacaaattccaAGTTCGGCTGatgtgcaaaaaaatataaacgttaACGAGACGAATTTTGCTGATGTGTCAAATGAAAGGTCTGAAACATTATACTTTCAAAAGAACATTACTTCAAAAGCATCTGCTGAAGAGAGAAAACCTAAATTCCTACGACCTTCCACTTTACCGTTGAAACCTGGCACATTCACACCTAAAAGGCACCATGGCATAACACCTAACGCAAACACTATGCCGTTGGTGTCACCAGAAACTCCGAGGCCTGCTAAAGCTTACGGACAGCTTTATTTGAATGGAAACGCCTATACGTACTTGGGTTTGAAGTGTTCTACAAAAGTTTTCTATTGCACTATCAACCGTCCGCAGCCTACATACGTTCCTAATCAACATTTCTTATCAATGTATAGCAATTGGCAG TTACTATCTGAATTGACGCCAGATCCTCTGGGATTGTCCACTTCCACTGCCATGTCTCTTTATGACTCGCGACATCGTCCGCAAAGTATATCTGTGGCTGTTATCAAACAAGATCTCATATTGACTCATTCATCGAAgtggaataaaaatttaaaagaaattaaacag ACACCTACACTAGCGGATACGAAAAAACATGATGAGAACAAGCGGCAAATGCTAGACTCTGCAGCAATGCCGAAAAAAGAATTAGCTGGTGGATTTGAAAGTAATGaagaatatacatatgtacGAGGCCGCGGCAGAGGGAGATACGTCTGCTCTGAATGTGGTATTCGTTGCAAGAAACCTTCAATGTTAAAGAAACATATTCGTACTCATACAGATGTGCGACCATACACGTGTACTCATTGCGCTTTTAG TTTCAAAACTAAAGGAAATTTGACGAAACACATGAAGAGTAAAGCgcattacaaaaaatgttgcGAGTTGGGTATAAATCCAAACGAAGACAACGATGGTGATTGTGGAGAAATGGCCCAATGTTCAGGCGAAACTGATGAAGACACAGAATCTGAGGGAGACGAAGGGAACGAAGGAGAAACTGAATCTAGCG atACCGAGGCTTGCAAGTCACGACTACCGGAACATGAAGCAGCACATTGTTTATTGTCGTTGGGAGGGTCACGTCCTACGACGACTACAACTCCTGGATTGATAACTAGTGCACGACCTTCAACCTATCCGTACACACCAGTAGGATCAGAAAACATATCTTTAGAGATTACGCAAGAAAAACTTGTTATCGCTAGCGGCGTATCTTTGGATTCTAGTGTGGATATTGATAATGAACCAATGGATCTCAGCAAAAATGATGTGAAACCATATCCAAATATTCCCGAAATACCCACAGCCCGAGAGTCCAGTGTTCTAGCATCTTTGGCTTCAAACACCGCTAAACTTCCGCAACATCAGACTCAGTGGACAAATGGAGAGCCTATGTTACATACATATCTGACCGAACGAGCACTTTTGGAcaccaaaataaaacaaagccaaCTCACAtccaatttatcaaaattaagaaAAGTTGAATTGGAAAAAACGGTTTTTGCCGAAAATAATAGCACATCTGAAACTAACACTAAAATGGCACTTCCGATTACTGACATATCTTCAAAAAATAAGAACAGTGTGCAAGTGACTGAATGTGACAAATCAACAAGTTTTACGGTTACGTCTATAGAAGAAAGTAAAGTGAGAGATTCTCCACTGTCTGGTAATTTACCAGCCGAAACAAAAAGGATACGAACACCAAGTCAAACCAATTCCGAAAATGCAAAGTATGTTGTGTCAGAGTATTTGAAACAAGCTAGACTAAATATTGATCTGATGAAAACACAAGACGATAGTCATATGGATAATACAATCGATGATGGTAATAACATAAAAGATAAAACTGAAGAAACCATTCAGGTAGATGATGTAAGCACAGACTCGGAAACCGTTAAATTACCTTTAGATCATGATCCTATCGCAAGGAAAGTTGTTATTGGTGTTGGGGGCGTCGCTTTTAAAGTGAGTAAAGGAAAGGAATTTGAAAATGTGTCCTCTTTTTCGCCTGGGCGACTTATGGAAGACGGACGAAGAGTATGTGATTTTTGCAACAAAACTTTTACGAAACCATCACAACTCAGGTTACATCTTAATATCCATTATATGGAGAGGCCTTTCCGTTGCAGCGTTTGTGCCGTTAGTTTTAGAACGAGAGGACATCTTCAAAAACACGAACGCTCAGGTTCTCATCACAATAAAGTATCCATGACTTCGACTTTTGGGGCGGCAACGTCTTTTAATCCTCGCCCCTTCCGATGTTCCGATTGCAATATTGCGTTTAGAATTCATGGACATTTAGCGAAACACCTTAGAAGCAAAATGCATGTAATGCGGCTCGAGTGTTTGTTTAAACTGCCATTTGGGACATTTACTGAAATCGAACGTGCCGGCGTTAGTTTAACAGATATCGATACAACGGACTGTGCAAGTTCTCTTGCCAGTTTACAGTCGCTTGCTCAGAAACTTCACGAAAAAGATCCCACCAAATTGGAGTTTCCAGAAGGCAGTAATGTTGTCGCATCGACAGCTACGGCTGGCAAGGACTCTTCTGAAGACGAAGATGCCGGTTCggagaaaatgttttatgacGGTGAAAGAGATAGTGAGATAAAGACTAACGAAAGTAACGAAGGACTAAACGTAGAAACAAGAGTTAATTATAGTGCCACAGATAATTAG
- the shn gene encoding uncharacterized protein shn isoform X1, whose product MVGCQGIKRQARTMPLTQEKRLDSNFSNNNDQSYLHKKFKKMASTISVFPTNSNKGVENRQKETDIIQSDCNASITNGSIAAAHPEIEKIKEKRDKLDLDIEGVEKIVQISFNDENARLSNVINNVQVSGQTSLTDEFSNKTEHFENDFMRDGYSGTVGGRYVCPYCKLSCAKPSVLQKHIRAHTNERPYPCVPCGFAFKTKSNLYKHRRSRTHALRLQGSDVNVAINEDDLSGGSESDTSLPPASSISDTGSDSSMARQENVKISELSSVELSDYASASANLASGDNIKSKSIYKPKFRVDCYQESDDKSKTKKTISPNAEFLTEHISKIISDNEAIVDVIDTPLQKKYGKIKQIAESKQFLSDCLDIKQESTPLNLTKNSNEMESSFRKRSHSESFTQLDLQKHPLNPEGSIIKDLLLKTKSNCLTSISGELIDGLGPLFICPLCQIVYRSADNLEIHRLYYCKGNPNNTQNISQKDLKIVRPDNVFVRSNSINVRLPEAPLNSVTKSLPLRNKPDNLVIAKTEPNEVVAPLPSPGPLLGNTRLVDTRTPDYTRKTESLKIKTTHSPKRRIESRSDTYSPRLIENISPRTDLYSQPKIRCVDGNSIVSRSLDDMSHHMRTNSTSLQMFGGEVKIVDHSGGTTTLRIEPSKNQLSPILVQQNLSPSKLASDTEPSSIVVRSGLHSGGTMVHNPPTPKEVISAPQTPRIIISTASGNFPKMRDMTHFQFPPLSAITAYNPLTLPPLSPTSSPNGATTIFHGGKLIPHVPGIPGPNTPGIFVENTISQMKHVDINNSSTKDIQDKSVNVSSLKGNLKYDSSRNTRSPVKRLVSHSECTSSKNIQNSLNETPMYLSALPIIKVKNVDEPYLNTKSVNNNKPILSRQDGSLKRNAPETLPRSPLLKEHTDYPPNKLKIRDIITLNIAGKSGENKSDEVKNFNFENLITKVEIFNKQIPSSADVQKNINVNETNFADVSNERSETLYFQKNITSKASAEERKPKFLRPSTLPLKPGTFTPKRHHGITPNANTMPLVSPETPRPAKAYGQLYLNGNAYTYLGLKCSTKVFYCTINRPQPTYVPNQHFLSMYSNWQLLSELTPDPLGLSTSTAMSLYDSRHRPQSISVAVIKQDLILTHSSKWNKNLKEIKQTPTLADTKKHDENKRQMLDSAAMPKKELAGGFESNEEYTYVRGRGRGRYVCSECGIRCKKPSMLKKHIRTHTDVRPYTCTHCAFSFKTKGNLTKHMKSKAHYKKCCELGINPNEDNDGDCGEMAQCSGETDEDTESEGDEGNEGETESSDTEACKSRLPEHEAAHCLLSLGGSRPTTTTTPGLITSARPSTYPYTPVGSENISLEITQEKLVIASGVSLDSSVDIDNEPMDLSKNDVKPYPNIPEIPTARESSVLASLASNTAKLPQHQTQWTNGEPMLHTYLTERALLDTKIKQSQLTSNLSKLRKVELEKTVFAENNSTSETNTKMALPITDISSKNKNSVQVTECDKSTSFTVTSIEESKVRDSPLSGNLPAETKRIRTPSQTNSENAKYVVSEYLKQARLNIDLMKTQDDSHMDNTIDDGNNIKDKTEETIQVDDVSTDSETVKLPLDHDPIARKVVIGVGGVAFKVSKGKEFENVSSFSPGRLMEDGRRVCDFCNKTFTKPSQLRLHLNIHYMERPFRCSVCAVSFRTRGHLQKHERSGSHHNKVSMTSTFGAATSFNPRPFRCSDCNIAFRIHGHLAKHLRSKMHVMRLECLFKLPFGTFTEIERAGVSLTDIDTTDCASSLASLQSLAQKLHEKDPTKLEFPEGSNVVASTATAGKDSSEDEDAGSEKMFYDGERDSEIKTNESNEGLNVETRVNYSATDN is encoded by the exons GAATAAAGAGGCAGGCACGCACCATGCCGCTCACTCAAGAAAAGCGTTTGGATAGCAACTTCTCCAATAACAATGATCAGAGTTATCTGCATAAGAAGTTTAAGAAAATGGCATCTACTATTTCGGTGTTTCCAACCAATTCTAACAAAGGAGTAGAAAACCGACAAAAAGAAACTGATATAATACAGTCTGATTGTAATGCTTCAATTACCAATGGGAGTATCGCCGCAGCTCATCCAgagatagaaaaaataaaagagaaacGAGATAAGCTTGACCTGGATATTGAGGGCGTggaaaaaattgtacaaattagttttaatgatGAAAATGCTAggttaagtaatgtaattAACAATGTTCAAGTATCTGGTCAGACCAGTTTAACTGatgaattttcaaataagACTGAGCACTTTGAAAATGACTTTATGAGGGATGGTTATAGTGGAACAGTAGGTGGACGTTATGTGTGTCCCTATTGTAAATTATCTTGTGCCAAGCCTTCAGTCCTTCAGAAACATATCAGAGCTCATACTAATGAAAGACCATACCCTTGTGTACCTTGCGGTTTTGCTTTTAAAACgaaatcaaatttatacaaacaCAGGCGATCGAGAACTCATGCTTTGAGACTACAGGGTTCAGATGTTAATGTTGCTATAAATGAAGATGATTTATCAGGGGGGTCAGAAAGTGATACATCGTTGCCTCCTGCATCGTCTATATCAGACACCGGCTCTGATTCTTCTATGGCCCGACAGGAGAATGTTAAGATCAGTGAACTGTCATCTGTTGAATTGTCTGACTATGCGTCGGCAAGTGCTAATTTAGCATCTGGTGATAACATTAAGTccaaatcaatttataaacCCAAGTTCAGAGTAGATTGTTATCAAGAATCCGACGACaaaagcaaaacaaaaaaaacaatatcgcCAAATGCAGAATTTCTTACGGAACATAtctcaaaaattatatcagaTAATGAAGCGATAGTTGATGTCATCGATACccctttacaaaaaaaatatggaaaaataaaacagatagCTGAAAGCAAGCAGTTTTTAAGTGATTGTTTGGATATAAAACAAGAATCGACTCCGCTAAATCTTACCAAAAATAGCAATGAAATGGAAAGTTCATTCAGAAAAAGGTCACATTCAGAGAGTTTTACACAGTTGGATCTTCAAAAGCACCCATTAAATCCAGAAGGATCTATTATAAAAGATCTCCTtcttaaaacaaagtctaaTTGCTTGACTTCCATATCAGGCGAATTAATAGATGGGCTGGgaccattatttatttgcccGCTTTGCCAAATAGTTTACAGAAGTGCTGATAATTTGGAAATTCATAGGTTATATTACTGTAAAGGTAACCCTAATAATACGCAAAACATTTCTCAAAAAGATTTGAAGATTGTAAGACCTGATAACGTTTTTGTAAGGAGTAATTCTATTAATGTCAGACTACCTGAAGCTCCTTTGAATTCTGTAACGAAATCATTGCCTTTACGGAACAAGCCGGATAATCTTGTGATAGCTAAAACGGAGCCAAATGAAGTGGTAGCTCCTTTGCCGTCACCAGGGCCTTTACTTGGAAATACTAGACTTGTCGATACAAGGACTCCAGATTACACAAGAAAAACAGaaagtttgaaaattaaaactacacacAGTCCTAAACGTAGAATTGAGAGTAGATCTGACACATATAGTCCCAgattgattgaaaatatttcacctAGGACTGATTTATATTCTCAACCAAAGATTCGTTGCGTAGATGGTAATTCAATAGTATCACGCTCTTTGGATGATATGTCTCATCACATGCGAACTAATTCTACATCTCTTCAAATGTTTGGTGGAGAAGTAAAAATTGTTGATCATTCGGGCGGAACAACTACTTTGCGTATAGAACCGAGTAAAAACCAATTATCTCCTATTTTAGTACAACAAAATCTTTCCCCATCAAAACTTGCCAGTGATACAGAACCAAGCAGTATCGTTGTCAGATCAGGATTACACTCGGGAGGGACTATGGTACACAATCCTCCAACACCTAAAGAAGTTATTAGTGCGCCACAAACACCAAGAATCATAATATCTACGGCTTCAGGAAATTTTCCTAAAATGCGTGATATGACACATTTTCAATTTCCACCATTGAGTGCTATCACAGCATATAATCCATTAACGCTACCACCATTGAGTCCCACATCATCACCAAATGGGGCTACTACAATTTTTCATGGAGGAAAATTAATCCCTCATGTACCTGGTATACCCGGACCTAATACACCAGGAATATTCGTGGAAAATACTATTTCACAAATGAAACATGTGGATATCAATAACAGCAGTACAAAAGATATTCAGGACAAATCTGTAAACGTTTCGTCATTAaaaggaaatttaaaatatgattcatCAAGAAACACTAGAAGTCCTGTTAAACGATTAGTTTCTCATTCAGAGTGTActtcttcaaaaaatattcaaaatagtttaaatGAAACCCCAATGTATTTATCTGCATTACctataattaaagtaaaaaatgtagATGAGCCATATCTTAATACAAAATcagtaaacaataataaaccaATACTGTCCAGGCAAGATGGATCACTGAAAAGGAATGCACCAGAAACTTTACCAAGATCTCCACTATTAAAAGAACATACCGATTATCCaccaaataaactaaaaattagaGACAtcattactttaaatatagcTGGAAAATCGGGAGAAAATAAATCAGATGaagtaaagaattttaatttcgaaaaCTTAATAACCAaggttgaaatatttaataaacaaattccaAGTTCGGCTGatgtgcaaaaaaatataaacgttaACGAGACGAATTTTGCTGATGTGTCAAATGAAAGGTCTGAAACATTATACTTTCAAAAGAACATTACTTCAAAAGCATCTGCTGAAGAGAGAAAACCTAAATTCCTACGACCTTCCACTTTACCGTTGAAACCTGGCACATTCACACCTAAAAGGCACCATGGCATAACACCTAACGCAAACACTATGCCGTTGGTGTCACCAGAAACTCCGAGGCCTGCTAAAGCTTACGGACAGCTTTATTTGAATGGAAACGCCTATACGTACTTGGGTTTGAAGTGTTCTACAAAAGTTTTCTATTGCACTATCAACCGTCCGCAGCCTACATACGTTCCTAATCAACATTTCTTATCAATGTATAGCAATTGGCAG TTACTATCTGAATTGACGCCAGATCCTCTGGGATTGTCCACTTCCACTGCCATGTCTCTTTATGACTCGCGACATCGTCCGCAAAGTATATCTGTGGCTGTTATCAAACAAGATCTCATATTGACTCATTCATCGAAgtggaataaaaatttaaaagaaattaaacag ACACCTACACTAGCGGATACGAAAAAACATGATGAGAACAAGCGGCAAATGCTAGACTCTGCAGCAATGCCGAAAAAAGAATTAGCTGGTGGATTTGAAAGTAATGaagaatatacatatgtacGAGGCCGCGGCAGAGGGAGATACGTCTGCTCTGAATGTGGTATTCGTTGCAAGAAACCTTCAATGTTAAAGAAACATATTCGTACTCATACAGATGTGCGACCATACACGTGTACTCATTGCGCTTTTAG TTTCAAAACTAAAGGAAATTTGACGAAACACATGAAGAGTAAAGCgcattacaaaaaatgttgcGAGTTGGGTATAAATCCAAACGAAGACAACGATGGTGATTGTGGAGAAATGGCCCAATGTTCAGGCGAAACTGATGAAGACACAGAATCTGAGGGAGACGAAGGGAACGAAGGAGAAACTGAATCTAGCG atACCGAGGCTTGCAAGTCACGACTACCGGAACATGAAGCAGCACATTGTTTATTGTCGTTGGGAGGGTCACGTCCTACGACGACTACAACTCCTGGATTGATAACTAGTGCACGACCTTCAACCTATCCGTACACACCAGTAGGATCAGAAAACATATCTTTAGAGATTACGCAAGAAAAACTTGTTATCGCTAGCGGCGTATCTTTGGATTCTAGTGTGGATATTGATAATGAACCAATGGATCTCAGCAAAAATGATGTGAAACCATATCCAAATATTCCCGAAATACCCACAGCCCGAGAGTCCAGTGTTCTAGCATCTTTGGCTTCAAACACCGCTAAACTTCCGCAACATCAGACTCAGTGGACAAATGGAGAGCCTATGTTACATACATATCTGACCGAACGAGCACTTTTGGAcaccaaaataaaacaaagccaaCTCACAtccaatttatcaaaattaagaaAAGTTGAATTGGAAAAAACGGTTTTTGCCGAAAATAATAGCACATCTGAAACTAACACTAAAATGGCACTTCCGATTACTGACATATCTTCAAAAAATAAGAACAGTGTGCAAGTGACTGAATGTGACAAATCAACAAGTTTTACGGTTACGTCTATAGAAGAAAGTAAAGTGAGAGATTCTCCACTGTCTGGTAATTTACCAGCCGAAACAAAAAGGATACGAACACCAAGTCAAACCAATTCCGAAAATGCAAAGTATGTTGTGTCAGAGTATTTGAAACAAGCTAGACTAAATATTGATCTGATGAAAACACAAGACGATAGTCATATGGATAATACAATCGATGATGGTAATAACATAAAAGATAAAACTGAAGAAACCATTCAGGTAGATGATGTAAGCACAGACTCGGAAACCGTTAAATTACCTTTAGATCATGATCCTATCGCAAGGAAAGTTGTTATTGGTGTTGGGGGCGTCGCTTTTAAAGTGAGTAAAGGAAAGGAATTTGAAAATGTGTCCTCTTTTTCGCCTGGGCGACTTATGGAAGACGGACGAAGAGTATGTGATTTTTGCAACAAAACTTTTACGAAACCATCACAACTCAGGTTACATCTTAATATCCATTATATGGAGAGGCCTTTCCGTTGCAGCGTTTGTGCCGTTAGTTTTAGAACGAGAGGACATCTTCAAAAACACGAACGCTCAGGTTCTCATCACAATAAAGTATCCATGACTTCGACTTTTGGGGCGGCAACGTCTTTTAATCCTCGCCCCTTCCGATGTTCCGATTGCAATATTGCGTTTAGAATTCATGGACATTTAGCGAAACACCTTAGAAGCAAAATGCATGTAATGCGGCTCGAGTGTTTGTTTAAACTGCCATTTGGGACATTTACTGAAATCGAACGTGCCGGCGTTAGTTTAACAGATATCGATACAACGGACTGTGCAAGTTCTCTTGCCAGTTTACAGTCGCTTGCTCAGAAACTTCACGAAAAAGATCCCACCAAATTGGAGTTTCCAGAAGGCAGTAATGTTGTCGCATCGACAGCTACGGCTGGCAAGGACTCTTCTGAAGACGAAGATGCCGGTTCggagaaaatgttttatgacGGTGAAAGAGATAGTGAGATAAAGACTAACGAAAGTAACGAAGGACTAAACGTAGAAACAAGAGTTAATTATAGTGCCACAGATAATTAG